The sequence below is a genomic window from Lelliottia sp. JS-SCA-14.
TAACAGCGCATTAATTTTCTGCTGCTGTTCTGCCTGCTGGCTCTGCATTTCATCTTGCTCATTACGTTTTTCTTCCGTAACGATGCGGAATTTTTCCAGCATTTCTTCAAGCACATCAATTGAGAATTCACGCGCCATTGCGCGAAGGGTACGGATATTATTAAGATTTTGTAACATTGAAGACATATTACTGAAGACCTTTTATGAGTTGATTCAATGAGCAATAGTTCAATATGGTAATCCACTTTACTTTGAATATCCATTAATTTCCTCCCTGACTTTTATTGAGGATATTCAAAAATATTTATTTAATTATCGTTACCTTTATTTGCACTCCTCGCAAAATTGCATTTAGTTTATCGCCCCGTTTCTATTTCAAAACGGCGTTCGTCGTGTGATTCTTCGCCCGTCACTTCTTCATTTCTGAATAATCATTCACCTGCGCGGCATAACAACACAAAAACCAATGTCAGAATAATTCACCACAAAATGCGCTTTGGAAGCAGATTCTTCACCACAAGCTCACTTTTCATTCTGCGGGAAGGAGAGTCTGCTGAACGCCAGTTTCGTGCGGTTGAACCCTCATTGATAAAACAAACTTAACATATTGATTTTAAAAACTGTTTACAGGTGTAAAACAGAAAATGCCGAGGGTTGCAGAAAGGAACTCTGTTTAGAGCATTTTGTGGACAAAACGCCATTAAATAAAAATTAATCACTCATTGTGACTTTCAAAGCAGAGAGATACTCTATACACGCTCAAGAAAGCAACCTAAAGCACCAATCGCTGCGGGTAAAATCTCTGTTTTGTGTTTATCTCAAGGAGTTCGGACATGTTCTCACCGCAGTCTCGCCTGCGCCATGCAGTTGCAGACACTTTCGCGATGGTTGTCTACTGTTCCGTAGTGAACATGCTGATCGAGATATTCCTCTCCGGAATGTCTTTTGAGCAGTCCCTTTCTTCCAGACTGGTGGCGATCCCGGTTAACATTCTTATTGCATGGCCGTACGGTTTTTACCGCGATGCGGTGATGCGCGTGGCGCGCCGTTTTAGCCCGTCTGGCTGGATGAAAAACCTGGCGGACGTGCTGGCGTATGTCACCTTCCAGTCCCCGGTGTATGTGGCGATTTTGCTGACCGTTGGCGCAGACTGGCATCAGATTGCCGCTGCCGTCAGCTCGAATATTGTGGTGTCGATGTTGATGGGTGCCGTCTACGGCTACTTCCTCGACTACTGCCGCCGCCTGTTTAAAGTCAGCCAGTATCATCAGTCTCAGGCGTAACGTGCTGCGACTGGCCGCTGCCAGTCGCGTGTTTACTGCGGTTCGCCAAACAAACCTGTCAGAAATCTCTCCAGCGCCATGCGGGAGCTAAAACCATGCGGAATGCCGTAATGCTGGTGCCGTTCTCCGGCTAAATAGAGCGGAAATTCCTGATAGTGATCGCAAGTTTTGATATCCGTGGCCGGCTCAGCAAACGACAAACTGCGGTCTTTCAGCGTGGGGTGAATAATCAGCGCAGTGCGTCCCATTCGGGCTTCACGGTTAACGTAAACATAATTATCGCCGCGGCGATATCCGTATGTTTTCTGTGTCACTGCATCCATGATGAAACCCGCTTTTTCAAGAACGCGCGCCACCTCATCGGGTCGTAAATACATATTTTATCCTCGTTATCTTTTCCTGCGGGCCAACCTTACAATATTCAGCATTAGCAACGCTTTCAGATAAATCCATAAAGGCTCCGATAAGTCGTGACTCGCTTCAGATATTAAAAACCTGGACTAAACTGTGTGTGAACGCAAAATTATGGAGGATCGTATGTTTAACAGACCGAACCGAAACGATATTAATGACGACGCTCAGGATATTCGTAACGATGTCAGCCAATTAGCAGACACACTGGAAGATGTTTTGAAATCCTGGGGCTCTGATGCGAAGGACGAGGCGGATGTCGCCAGGCGTAAGGCTCAGTCTCTGCTGCGTGAAACCCGCGCCCGGATGCATGGCCGCTCGCGCACCACGCAGGCCGCCTGCGATGCCATTGGCTGTGCCAATACGTTCATTCGCGAAAAACCGCTGTATGCCGTGGGGACCGTCGCCGCGGTGGGGATTTTTATCGGTGCGTTACTGACGCTGCGTAAATAGTCCTTAAAGCGTGATTCGTTGACCCTCGTTCGCTCCGGCGTTCGGGGGTTTTTATTTTTCGCTCAAAAAAAGCACCGCAAACCGCGTACAGCCTGCCCCTCCTCGCTGCGTTCATCATCGAGGCTAAATCAATCGTTAAATCCCATATCTTGTATGGTTGAAACTTACATCAACTACATCTAGTATTCCTTTTGACAAGACACACACAACCTGACGCGTTCATTCGCGCCGCTCCCTCATTCTAAATGGAAATACGAATCATGAGCATTACTATTTACACTCGTAACGACTGTGTTCAGTGCCACGCCACCAAACGTGCAATGGAAAGCCGCGGCGTCGAGTTTGAGATGGTGAATGTGGACTTACAGCCCGATGCGGCAGATACCCTGCGCGCACAAGGATTTCGTCAGCTTCCGGTGGTGATCGCCGGGGAAACCAGCTGGTCAGGCTTTCGCCCGGACATGATTAACCGCCTGCAAACTCAGGCCGCCAGCGCATGAGTCTGATCGTCTACTTCTCCAGCAGCTCGGAAAACACGCTGCGCTTTATTGAGCGCGTCGGGCTGCCCGCGGTGCGTATTCCGCTTAACGAGCGCGAGCGGATTCAGGTAGACGAACCTTACATTCTGGTGGTCCCCAGCTACGGCGGCGGTGGAACGGCGGGCGCGGTGCCCCGCCAGGCGATCCGCTTTCTGAACGATCCCCATAACCGGGCGCTGATTCGCGGTGTGATCGCGGCAGGTAATCGCAACTTTGGCGATGCTTTCTGTCGCGCCGGGGATGTTATCTCGCAAAAGTGCGGCGTGCCGTATCTCTATCGTTTTGAACTGATGGGGACACAGCAGGACGTAGAGAACGTGCGTAAAGGAGTGAATGAATTTTGGCAACGACAACCGCAGAACGCGTAATGCAGGGATCGACGGATTACCATGCCCTGAACGCCATGCTGAACCTCTACGATCGTGAGGGGCATATTCAGTTTGGCAAAGACCACGAGGCGGTCGACGCCTTTTTCGCCGCCCACGTTCGGCCAAACACAGTGCCGTTTGCCAGCCAGCAGGCGCGGCTCGACTACCTGGTCAACGAGGGTTATTACGAAGAACGCGTGCTGACGCGCTACGACCGCGCTTTCGTGGTGAGCCTGTTTGAACGCGCCCACACCAGCGGTTTTCGTTTTCAGACTTTCCTCGGGGCCTGGAAGTATTACACCAGCTACACGCTCAAAACCTTCGACGGCAAACGCTATCTGGAAAGTTTTGAAGACCGCGTCTGCATGGTCGCCCTAACCCTCGCCCAGGGCGACGAAGCGCTGGCGCAGCAGCTGACGGATGAGATCCTCTCCGGGCGTTTCCAGCCTGCGACACCGACGTTCCTCAACTGTGGCAAAGCCCAGCGCGGCGAGCTGGTCTCCTGCTTCCTGCTGCGCATCGAAGACAATATGGAGTCGATTGGCCGCGCGGTGAACTCGGCGCTGCAGCTCTCCAAGCGCGGCGGCGGCGTGGCGTTTTTGCTGTCGAACCTGCGGGAATCCGGCGCGCCGATCAAGCGCATTGAGAACCAGTCTTCGGGCGTGATCCCGGTGATGAAAATGCTGGAAGATGCGTTTTCCTACGCTAACCAGCTGGGGGCGCGTCAGGGCGCGGGCGCGGTCTATCTCCACGCCCATCACCCGGACATCCTGCGTTTTCTTGATACCAAGCGCGAAAACGCCGACGAAAAAATCCGCATCAAAACTCTTTCGCTTGGCGTGGTGATCCCGGATATCACCTTCCAGCTGGCGAAAGAGAATGCCGGGATGGCCCTCTTCTCCCCGTACGATATCGAGCGC
It includes:
- the alaE gene encoding L-alanine exporter AlaE yields the protein MFSPQSRLRHAVADTFAMVVYCSVVNMLIEIFLSGMSFEQSLSSRLVAIPVNILIAWPYGFYRDAVMRVARRFSPSGWMKNLADVLAYVTFQSPVYVAILLTVGADWHQIAAAVSSNIVVSMLMGAVYGYFLDYCRRLFKVSQYHQSQA
- a CDS encoding DUF2002 family protein → MYLRPDEVARVLEKAGFIMDAVTQKTYGYRRGDNYVYVNREARMGRTALIIHPTLKDRSLSFAEPATDIKTCDHYQEFPLYLAGERHQHYGIPHGFSSRMALERFLTGLFGEPQ
- a CDS encoding DUF883 domain-containing protein: MFNRPNRNDINDDAQDIRNDVSQLADTLEDVLKSWGSDAKDEADVARRKAQSLLRETRARMHGRSRTTQAACDAIGCANTFIREKPLYAVGTVAAVGIFIGALLTLRK
- the nrdH gene encoding glutaredoxin-like protein NrdH; this translates as MEIRIMSITIYTRNDCVQCHATKRAMESRGVEFEMVNVDLQPDAADTLRAQGFRQLPVVIAGETSWSGFRPDMINRLQTQAASA
- the nrdI gene encoding class Ib ribonucleoside-diphosphate reductase assembly flavoprotein NrdI; translation: MSLIVYFSSSSENTLRFIERVGLPAVRIPLNERERIQVDEPYILVVPSYGGGGTAGAVPRQAIRFLNDPHNRALIRGVIAAGNRNFGDAFCRAGDVISQKCGVPYLYRFELMGTQQDVENVRKGVNEFWQRQPQNA